CAAGGTGATGGTCTTATCAAGGTCGAGATGCACTTTTTGCCCGACATGTATGTGCCGTGTGATACTTGTGAAGGCAAGCGCTATAATCGCGAGACTTTAGAGATTCACTATAAAGGTAAAAACATCGCCGACGTCCTAGATATGACCGTTGAAGATGCCACTGAGTTTTTCTCTGCCATTCCAGCGATTTACCGTCGTTTGCAAGCATTAATGGATGTCGGTTTAAGCTATATCCGCTTGGGTCAGTCTGCACCGACGTTATCAGGTGGTGAAGCGCAGCGGGTTAAATTAGCACGTGAGCTGGCGAAGCGTGATACCGGACAGACGCTGTATATCTTGGATGAGCCAACTACTGGTTTGCATTTCCATGATATCGATAAGCTACTCCATATCCTGCATGCGCTACGCGATAAAGGGAATACCATCGTGGTCATTGAGCACAATCTTGACGTAATTAAAACTGCGGATTGGGTGATTGATTTGGGTCCTGAAGGTGGTAAAGGTGGTGGACTGATTATCGCGGAAGGTACGCCTGAGGAAGTGGCAGAAGTCAAAGGCTCGTATACTGGTGAGTTCTTGAAGCCGATGCTTAAGCAAGCGATGAAAGAAGTGAGCTAATAAAAATTAGTGAATTGTTGATGAAAGGCTACTCTTTAGGGAGTGGCCTTTTTTTTGTTTGCGAGAAGGAATAAAGAAAATCACTGCTTTGCCCCGACGCAAGAAAAAATCTATGACTTTCTGAAGACAAATGGGATGTAGCCATTCCCGATTTTCGCTACTACCTGCCTTTAAATTGCCTACTCACTATGACATTAACACTTGTCATGCTTGAGTCTTCAAATATAGCTGAATCTTGAGTAAGCTTCATAGTTGTAGTGCAAAAAATAGCGTAACTATCCCCTATAGTTTCGGTTACTTTAAGTGTTTGTTCTAAGCTAAGAGAACTACTAGCACTCATTACACAAATTATATCTTTAATATCAGTCGGATGAATTCCAACTTTACTTAATCCTTCTAAATAATCACTCTTGAAATTATTCTTATTTTTGTCGCTTGCATACATATTAGGAAGTATATTTAGTAATCTGTTACTACTAAATACTTGTTTCCAATCATTAAAGTCATACCCTATCATAGAGTCATCCTGCCTATAAACGGTACAAACTGTCGTTATGACTGAATCTACAAAGGAATAATAAAAATTATAGCTCTCACTGTGCATGTCGTTTAAAAAATCATTTTTGGCTTGTGATGTCATAAAAGGTACAGAAAAAGTAGGAATAAGTGACAATGTATTAATCTTACTTTTTAAAATATTTTTTGGTTCAGTTTTGAAGCCACTTATTTCATCTATAGTTGAAGGTACGATTGCACAAGTTAATGCTTGAATAGAAGCTATTTCATCGTGAATGGCAAACAAAGCATCAAAGGAAGCTTCATTTTCAATTAAAAAAACTATAACTTTTTGACTTTCGAGGTGTGCATTCCTATCGACCTCGGTCAAACTCTGTAAAACGTCTAAGCTAATTGCTTTGAAATCCAAATCTTCGCAACCAAGCTCTAAATAGTTATCAGAGGCTTTGTCAAACTTATCTTTCCCTATATTTTGGGCTACTTTTTCTGTTTTTTGTCCTGTAGTGACGAACATAAAGCCTTTAGGGCCTTTATATTCAGATAAATCACTTAAACTATATTTAGAGGAACGACTCATAATAATGAACTCTATAAAGGCTTTAAAAACGTGTGACCCCTGCTGTCAAATCCGTACAGTTAAACTTGGGAGATTTTAATTACGCAGCATGACGATAAAAGTCAAACCACACCTGTCTTGGCGATTTATAGCCCAAGCCCTTTTGAATCCTAGTCTGATTGTAATACAGCTCGATATATCTAATGATATCGGTAATGGCTGTAAACCTTGTTTTATAGTCTTGATGATATACCAGCTCATTCTTTAATGTGCCCCAGAAGCTTTCTATGGGTGCGTTGTCATAACAATTACCTTTGCCACTCATTGAGCCTTTAAAATGATGCTGCTTGATAATATTATGGTACGCATGGCTACAATACTGGCTGCCTCTATCGGAATGCACAGTCAGCCCTTGGCTTGGCCCTTTATTCTTAATTGCCATATTAAGTGCACGGCAAACCAAATCAGCAGTCATGCGCTTATTGATGGCATATCCAACAAGCTCTTTGGTGTATAAGTCCTTAACCCCCGCTAAATACAACCAGCCCTCAAGCGTCCAAATATAGGTGATGTCACTGACCCACGCTTGGTTAGGGCGACTGGCATCAAACTTCTGATCCAGTACGTTTGGATAGACCAGCTTGTTGTGATTGGAGTCGGTGGTGACTTTAAAGCGTTTGTGGCGACGGCATTTGATGCCATGTTCTTCTTTGATGCTTCTAACCATATATTGGCTGATATCGTGCCCTTGCGCACTTAGGTGGGCATGCAGTCGATCTACGCCATAGCACTGCTTGGTCTCAGTATGAGCGACTTTAACCAGTAGTTCACACTGATTGCGATGTATCTGTTGGTCGCTGAGATCACGACTTAGCCAGTCGTAATAGCTTGATGGCTTAACACTTAGCACGCGGCACATAGTGGTGATGCTAAAGAAGTGCTGGTTATCTTTGATAAAGGCGTACCTCACTAACTGTGCCTTGCAAAGTACGCCGTCGCCTTTTTTAGGATCTCTCGTTCCTCCTCGGCAACTTTAAGCTGTCGTTTGAGGCGTTTGTTTTCTTCGATCACTGCTATGAGTTCAGGATCATATTGAGCTGTTCCCTCAAGTTTGCCTTGATTGGCTTTATTGTGCCAATTAGATAAGGTCTGCATGGCGATACCAAGCTGCTTTGCAGTCGCTGAAATATTCCCATCGTTGTCCGCTATCTTCTTGACGGCTTCTGCTTTGAATTCTGCACTATAGGTTCTGATTTTCTTGGTCATGGTAAACTCCTGTTGTTGTGCTTAGTTTACCAAGTTTACTTGTACGGTTTCTTCAGCATAGCTCAGTGTATATGTTAACTTGTTAAGATCAATTTGATAATATACACTAAAATTATTAGGAAAGATGACTATGCTTGGCGAAAATTTTAAACAAAATATTTCAAATTTACAGGATAAGGAACAAGCCTCTCTAAAGAATCATAATGATACAAAACTAGATTTTAATATATTTACGATCTTACGTAAGATAGGCGAAGAAGTTGGTTTGCACTCTCGTTTTCTTGCCGAACTACTCAATAAAGATGCTAGTCATAAAACAGCAGACTTTCAACAGTTATTCATTGAAACAGTATTAAATAACGCCATAGCAACACAAGAATGGAATCGAGAAAAATTAAGCTCTAAAGATGACTACAGTTGTGAAATTGAATATAGTTTTCGTAATTCAGATCATGGTAGAGCTGATATCATTCTCAAAAACAAAAAAAACGTTATTGTTGTCGAAAACAAGATTTATGCTTTTGATCAAAAAGGTCAACTGGCTAAATATTATAAAGCTTGCCAAGAATTGGGCTATGACGATAAAAATATTTACATAGTATATTTAAATCGTTTTGGGGATAATGTGTCGCCTTATGGTCAGGGAGATATTAGTAATGATGACTATGGCGTAATTAGCTACAAGGAAGATATTTTTAACTTTTTGACGCTATGTAAGGCAAAGGTAGTAGGTTATCCGCATATAGAGCAAACTATTGAGCAGTACATCAATACCGTTG
This window of the Psychrobacter arcticus 273-4 genome carries:
- a CDS encoding IS3-like element ISPar1 family transposase (programmed frameshift), with translation MTKKIRTYSAEFKAEAVKKIADNDGNISATAKQLGIAMQTLSNWHNKANQGKLEGTAQYDPELIAVIEENKRLKRQLKVAEEEREIPKKGDGVLCKAQLVRYAFIKDNQHFFSITTMCRVLSVKPSSYYDWLSRDLSDQQIHRNQCELLVKVAHTETKQCYGVDRLHAHLSAQGHDISQYMVRSIKEEHGIKCRRHKRFKVTTDSNHNKLVYPNVLDQKFDASRPNQAWVSDITYIWTLEGWLYLAGVKDLYTKELVGYAINKRMTADLVCRALNMAIKNKGPSQGLTVHSDRGSQYCSHAYHNIIKQHHFKGSMSGKGNCYDNAPIESFWGTLKNELVYHQDYKTRFTAITDIIRYIELYYNQTRIQKGLGYKSPRQVWFDFYRHAA
- a CDS encoding PD-(D/E)XK nuclease family protein, which translates into the protein MLGENFKQNISNLQDKEQASLKNHNDTKLDFNIFTILRKIGEEVGLHSRFLAELLNKDASHKTADFQQLFIETVLNNAIATQEWNREKLSSKDDYSCEIEYSFRNSDHGRADIILKNKKNVIVVENKIYAFDQKGQLAKYYKACQELGYDDKNIYIVYLNRFGDNVSPYGQGDISNDDYGVISYKEDIFNFLTLCKAKVVGYPHIEQTIEQYINTVARITGQTRDAKMKQEYVDFLADSNNFKTIYKLSQNFETIQKNIQKEMWNDLLAYFEEKNLAFSFCDNQLLPYSQEKAVEQYYSGGGKKGKAKTYGLFYKIVERDNVDVYCYIELNNRLYYSITLAEKDGLRLLEYPSEMEEFNNQVIALRRNWEGKNKKKNLGGIIYPQRPVNFKKPKDNFFDIVNESSRKEWVAETADDIIQLIDDVKNINL